In the Flavobacterium sp. 90 genome, TACAGAACGATTGAGGTGATTTACGTGAACCGCAAGACTTTGTGCATAATCCTGAGGTGTTTTTAATGCCAAAGGTTCATTTTTTGTCTCAATTGGGAATTGTCTTTCTAATAATTCCAGAAATAAAGAAGTGATTCTCGAAGAAGCATTTTTATGTTTAAAGAAATTTTCTGACGGCTGCATTTTCATCGATTCATGAAGAATCAGGTTGATATAATTTCGAATTAAATCATCTTTAAAAACATAATCAGTATCTTGTTCTTCAATCATTTTCTTAAACAACGAAGTTATAAAAACTTCTTGTTCAGTTGATAAAGAAAATATTGGTGTTCCGCCTATTTTAAACAAAGGTGATTCATGAAGACTTTCTGAGCGATCATTTGCTTTTAAAAATTCTTCGGTAAAAACACATGCATAACCGTTATAGGCAGGCGAAATAATCTCCCATGAATATGGAATATGTGGATTTCCAAAGAATAATATTGTTCCATCAGTTTCTATTCCGCGATCTGCATAATGAATAAGACTTTTACTGGTATTAATGCAAATTTTATAAAAATCTCTGCGGTTATACGTTGGAATTGCGCTTACATCGTTACTTACCTCATAAACTTTAAAACCTTTTAGCTTTAAGTCAGAAGTATTAAAATCGGCTGTTTTAGAAACTATTTGATCACTCATGCAGCAAAGTTATGAAAATCAAACAAAAATAGGGTTTTGAAAATGTTAAAGAATAGAAACGCTTTTCAGCCGATTACATAAATTGCAATTTCTCTTCTTCTAAATCCAAATAAAGCAAATGTCTGCGGATAATTTCTTCATCAAGAATTTCTTCCTGATTTTTATCCAAAAGCCATTTTCGTTGATGTTCAAGTAAATTTAAATACACAACCTTGGTTTCATCAGACATTAGAATATTATCTTCGTTATTTACATGAATATCTTCCCATTTACGAGCAATTTGCTGTAAAATGGGTTGTCTTTCTAATTCGTTGCTATAAGTGCTTTTCAGATGATTTAAAGCGTGATCTGCAAGTTCTCTTTTAATCTGATTGTATATTTCGTCTTCCGGTAATGTATAATCCGGATCTTTCATGTGGAACTTCTTAATTAAATAAGGCAATGTCAATCCTTGCAAAAGCAACGTTGTCAGGATTACCACAAATGTGATAAACAAGATCAAATTTCGTTGCGGAAACGGCGCTCCATCCAATTGCACCGGAATAGATAAGGCTGCAGCCAAAGAAACGACACCGCGCATTCCGGTCCAGCCAATTAAAATTGGACCTCTGAACCCCGGATGTCTAGCATCGGCAACTTTTATAAAATTTCTTGCAATAAGAGTAGTAAAAACAGCTCCAAAAGCACATAGAATTCTACCAACAATAAGTACCGCTGTAATCAATAATCCGTAACCAATTGCTGATGAAAGACTCACGCCTTCTAATCCCGAAACAATCTCAGGCAAATCAAGTCCGATAAACATAAATATTAAACCATTCAATATAAAACAGAAACTTTCCCAGACATTAACGCCGCGCAAACGCGAACTGCTGCTTAAAAACGAAAGTCTGAAATGTGATAATAATAAACCTCCGCTTACAACGGCAAGAACTCCTGAACTGTGCACTTCTTCAGCGGCAATATATATGATATAAGGTGTAACGAGAGAAAGTATTATATCTGAATTAGCGTCGGTTGGCAAGTATTTGTGTAATTTCATGGCAATAAAACCTATTCCAACTCCAATTCCAACTCCGCCAAATAACATCCATCCAAAACTTGTTATCGCATCTTGCCAGATAAATTGCCCTGTTCCAACTGTAATCAATGCAAATCTGAAAATAATCAATGAAGATGCATCGTTTAATAAACTTTCGCCTTCCAAAATAGAGGATAATCTTCGTGGTACTTTTACAAATTTTAGAATTGCCCCTGCGCTAACAGCATCTGGAGGAGAAATGATTCCGCCAAGTAAAAAGCCTAATGCCAATGAAAATCCGGGTATAAAATGACTGGCTACCAAAGCCACAGAAAATGCGGTAATAAACACGACCAAAAAGGCAAAACTGCAAATAATACGTCGCCAGCGCCATAATTCTTTCCATGAAATATTCCATGCTGCTTCGTACAATAATGGCGGAAGAAAAATAACAAAAATAAGTTCCGGATCGATGCGCAACACCGGAATTCCGGGAATAAAACTAATGGCTAATCCTCCTAAAACCAACAAAACCGGATAGGCAACTTTGATCTTATTGCTCAGCATTATTAATAAAAGAATAACGATGACAAGGATTAAATAAAACGGAAAATCGTTCAGCATTTGATATGACTTTTTTGAGAAATAATATTGATTAAAGACGATACAGAATTACGCTATCGTCTTTGAACTATCAATATTAGGAAATATTTTTATATAAAATACATTCAAAATCCTGAAACGAAAAACATTGGCAGAAATTCTATTCTTTTCCTGAAATTGTAATAGTGTGTGGCTTTAATCCTTTCGCGGAAGCGGACAAAGCAACGGGTTTCTCACTATTTTCTTTCTGAATTATGATTTGCGCATAACCATTAAAAAGCTGTCTAATCCATGGTTTAGAAGGCGTTACAACCTGAATAATTCCAGGATCTGTATTCATAACATCCCAATCTTTTATTTTCTGCAATGGCGTTGCGATAATATAAATAGAGTTTTTACCTTCTTTTAGAATATTAGAATTCAGAATGTATTTTTCAGAATCTTCAGCACTTGAATTCACTTTATTTCCATTGACAAAAACTACAGCTTCAACTCCTATTTTCTTGTAAAAAAAGCTCACAATTTTGCTTGCAGAATAATCCTTTAATTCAAATTGACCGCGATAAACATACGAAGGCGCTTGTTTTTTATAATCTCTGTCTTTAAAAGCTATCGTCCAATCATTATCTGAATACGTAGGTAATTGTTGCGGCAAATTGCCCGTTGTTCCTTTTTGCTCTTCAAAATTTGTTATTGGAGCAAGCAAAATTTCGTCAATGAATTGGTCATTTTCCAAAGAAGTTGGATTTCCGTTACCAACGCCTAAAATTTTTCCACCTTTTATCGAAAATGTTATTTCGTTATTTGCAGTTGGAACATGAAGTCCTTTTTTGTCTGTAACCTCAACTGTTACTACAGAAACATTGGCATTCGCAGTATTTTCTTTATCTATAGAAAGCTTTATAGCTTCGGGATTTCCCGTAGTTTTCTGAATATCCGAAAGGACTTTTTTGCCATTTTTATATCCAATTGCTTCCAGACTTCCGGGCGTATATTTTACTTTCCATTCTAAATGTCCATATTGCTCCATTTTCTTTTTACCCAAACTCTTTTTATTCAGGAAAAGTTCTACTTCGTCGCAATTAGAATGTACCCAAACATCAATTTC is a window encoding:
- a CDS encoding Na+/H+ antiporter, which gives rise to MLNDFPFYLILVIVILLLIMLSNKIKVAYPVLLVLGGLAISFIPGIPVLRIDPELIFVIFLPPLLYEAAWNISWKELWRWRRIICSFAFLVVFITAFSVALVASHFIPGFSLALGFLLGGIISPPDAVSAGAILKFVKVPRRLSSILEGESLLNDASSLIIFRFALITVGTGQFIWQDAITSFGWMLFGGVGIGVGIGFIAMKLHKYLPTDANSDIILSLVTPYIIYIAAEEVHSSGVLAVVSGGLLLSHFRLSFLSSSSRLRGVNVWESFCFILNGLIFMFIGLDLPEIVSGLEGVSLSSAIGYGLLITAVLIVGRILCAFGAVFTTLIARNFIKVADARHPGFRGPILIGWTGMRGVVSLAAALSIPVQLDGAPFPQRNLILFITFVVILTTLLLQGLTLPYLIKKFHMKDPDYTLPEDEIYNQIKRELADHALNHLKSTYSNELERQPILQQIARKWEDIHVNNEDNILMSDETKVVYLNLLEHQRKWLLDKNQEEILDEEIIRRHLLYLDLEEEKLQFM
- a CDS encoding helix-turn-helix domain-containing protein, with the translated sequence MSDQIVSKTADFNTSDLKLKGFKVYEVSNDVSAIPTYNRRDFYKICINTSKSLIHYADRGIETDGTILFFGNPHIPYSWEIISPAYNGYACVFTEEFLKANDRSESLHESPLFKIGGTPIFSLSTEQEVFITSLFKKMIEEQDTDYVFKDDLIRNYINLILHESMKMQPSENFFKHKNASSRITSLFLELLERQFPIETKNEPLALKTPQDYAQSLAVHVNHLNRSVKEITGKPTTAHITERIISEAKALLHHTDWSISDIGYSLGFEYPSYFNNYFKRLTGTIPKSLRT